Proteins encoded by one window of Salicibibacter halophilus:
- a CDS encoding heavy metal translocating P-type ATPase, with translation MEQKEASLQIAGMTCAACATKIEKGLAKIDGVSEANVNFAMEKTNVVYDPDQTDVQDFEAKIDKLGYQVIHENQTFDISGMTCAACATKIEKKLSKMEGVSSATVNFAMENASVEYDKGQVSVGNMIEGIRKLGYTLKPQQSREESASTKDQEIRKQTGKFIFAAILTLPLFWTMVAHFEFTSFLYMPDMFMNPWVQLALAAPVQFFVGAQFYSGSYKALKNKSANMDVLIALGTTAAFFYSIFLGWEWYATGQQGMPELYFETAAVIITLVVLGKLFEVRAKGRTSKAIEKLLGMQAKTAHIIRNGEEMKVAIEEVLVGDTVMVRPGEKVPVDGRIHEGQSAMDESMITGESIPIDKKPGDEVIGSTINKNGLLKVEATKVGKDTALSQIVKVVEEAQGSKANVQRTVDKVSGIFVPVVVLFAIATFLVWYFVINPGDLRSALVPLITILVIACPCALGLATPTSIMAGTGRSAENGVLFKGGEHLENTRGIQTIVLDKTGTVTKGEPALTNVEVAPDFNEESVLAIVGAVEKNSEHPLAEAMVKGIEEKGISLRESEGFEALPGFGVRAFVDGDEVLVGTRKLMQTSSVPIGSAGDEMSVLEKEGKTAMLIAIDGKYAGMIAVADTVKETSQAAIKRLHDLGLEVAMLTGDNQQTAEAIGKQVGIDRVIAEVVPEQKAEEIKKIQDQGKKVAMVGDGINDAPALAVADIGMAIGTGTDVAIESADITLMRGDLHSVADSVQLSTKTFRNIKQNLFFAFFYNTASIPIAAAGLLAPWVAGAAMAFSSVSVVLNALRLQRLKLSR, from the coding sequence GTGGAACAAAAAGAAGCGTCCCTACAAATCGCAGGCATGACCTGTGCGGCTTGTGCCACAAAAATTGAGAAAGGTCTTGCCAAAATCGACGGGGTCAGCGAAGCAAATGTGAATTTTGCGATGGAAAAAACCAATGTTGTTTACGATCCCGATCAAACGGATGTCCAAGATTTTGAAGCGAAAATTGATAAACTTGGGTATCAAGTGATTCATGAAAATCAAACCTTTGATATTTCGGGCATGACCTGTGCGGCTTGTGCGACAAAAATTGAAAAAAAGCTCTCGAAAATGGAAGGAGTCTCTTCGGCAACGGTCAATTTTGCCATGGAGAATGCTTCCGTTGAATATGATAAAGGCCAAGTATCCGTCGGTAATATGATCGAAGGGATCCGCAAATTGGGATATACCCTTAAACCGCAACAATCACGGGAAGAATCAGCAAGTACGAAAGATCAAGAAATACGCAAGCAAACCGGCAAATTTATTTTTGCGGCGATTTTAACGTTGCCATTGTTTTGGACGATGGTGGCCCACTTTGAGTTTACGTCCTTCCTCTATATGCCGGATATGTTTATGAATCCTTGGGTGCAGCTAGCGCTTGCGGCTCCCGTACAGTTCTTCGTTGGGGCCCAGTTTTACAGTGGTTCCTACAAAGCCTTGAAAAACAAAAGTGCAAACATGGATGTATTGATTGCCCTCGGAACAACGGCGGCCTTTTTCTATAGCATCTTCTTGGGTTGGGAATGGTATGCCACTGGGCAACAAGGGATGCCGGAGCTTTACTTTGAGACGGCTGCCGTGATTATTACGCTCGTGGTCCTCGGGAAACTGTTTGAAGTACGTGCCAAAGGACGCACGAGCAAAGCGATTGAAAAGTTGCTCGGTATGCAAGCCAAAACGGCACACATCATTCGTAATGGCGAGGAAATGAAAGTCGCTATTGAAGAAGTGCTTGTGGGAGACACGGTTATGGTGCGCCCCGGAGAGAAAGTGCCGGTGGACGGAAGGATTCATGAAGGGCAATCGGCCATGGACGAATCGATGATCACTGGTGAAAGTATCCCGATTGACAAGAAACCAGGAGACGAGGTCATCGGGTCAACGATCAATAAGAATGGGCTTCTCAAAGTCGAAGCGACGAAAGTCGGGAAAGATACGGCGCTTTCCCAAATTGTGAAAGTTGTAGAAGAAGCGCAAGGAAGCAAGGCAAATGTCCAACGGACGGTTGATAAAGTGTCAGGGATTTTTGTGCCCGTCGTTGTCTTGTTTGCCATTGCAACGTTCCTTGTTTGGTATTTCGTGATCAACCCCGGGGATTTACGTTCAGCGTTAGTGCCCCTCATTACCATCCTCGTCATCGCTTGCCCCTGTGCGCTTGGATTAGCAACACCAACATCCATTATGGCAGGTACGGGTCGCTCTGCTGAAAATGGTGTGCTCTTTAAGGGCGGCGAGCACTTGGAAAACACACGTGGGATCCAAACGATCGTACTTGACAAGACGGGCACAGTGACAAAGGGAGAACCTGCATTGACAAATGTCGAAGTAGCTCCTGATTTCAATGAGGAATCAGTGCTTGCCATCGTCGGTGCCGTAGAGAAAAACTCGGAGCACCCCCTTGCAGAAGCGATGGTCAAAGGCATTGAAGAAAAAGGAATCTCGTTGCGAGAGAGCGAAGGTTTCGAAGCGTTGCCAGGATTTGGAGTGCGTGCCTTTGTCGATGGAGACGAAGTCCTTGTCGGGACACGCAAACTCATGCAAACATCTTCTGTCCCGATCGGATCTGCTGGTGATGAGATGTCCGTCCTCGAGAAAGAAGGAAAGACAGCGATGCTCATTGCTATTGACGGCAAGTATGCCGGGATGATTGCTGTTGCCGATACGGTGAAAGAAACGTCCCAAGCCGCGATTAAACGGCTGCATGACCTCGGCTTAGAAGTGGCTATGCTGACGGGAGACAATCAGCAAACGGCCGAAGCGATCGGCAAGCAAGTCGGAATTGACCGTGTGATTGCAGAAGTGGTTCCGGAACAAAAAGCCGAAGAAATTAAAAAGATCCAAGACCAAGGCAAAAAAGTTGCCATGGTTGGCGATGGCATTAACGATGCACCGGCACTCGCGGTCGCCGATATTGGGATGGCGATCGGAACAGGGACAGATGTGGCGATTGAATCCGCCGATATTACGCTTATGCGCGGCGACTTGCACAGTGTGGCTGATAGCGTGCAGCTCAGTACAAAAACGTTTCGCAACATTAAGCAGAACCTATTTTTTGCCTTCTTTTACAATACGGCATCCATCCCGATTGCCGCAGCCGGTCTACTTGCTCCATGGGTGGCCGGGGCAGCGATGGCCTTCAGTTCGGTATCCGTTGTATTGAATGCCTTGCGTTTGCAACGTTTGAAGTTAAGCCGATAA
- a CDS encoding glutaredoxin family protein: MYELELYTHPLCSDCKESKAYLDEQNVLYTEYDVSKAAEKEDALKKQTGSKVVPGFVFTKKSLLGKMKRPLVFTGFERNASEIKSLIQKM; this comes from the coding sequence ATGTATGAACTCGAGCTATATACGCATCCACTTTGTTCCGACTGCAAAGAAAGTAAAGCGTACTTGGACGAACAAAATGTGCTATACACGGAGTATGACGTAAGCAAAGCAGCCGAGAAAGAAGATGCCTTAAAAAAACAAACCGGATCGAAAGTTGTACCGGGTTTTGTTTTCACCAAAAAGTCACTGCTGGGAAAAATGAAAAGACCACTAGTCTTTACTGGATTTGAACGCAATGCATCTGAGATAAAATCGTTGATTCAAAAGATGTGA
- the spx gene encoding transcriptional regulator Spx — translation MITVYTSSSCLSCRKTKEWLREHRLPFREIDITKTKLTIDEVKHIFSLTENGIDDVISRQSKAFARLAIDMEDLSLHTLFHIICKHPTLLKRPIIMDDKQLLAGYHDEEIRRFLPRSVRNQLKEGIYV, via the coding sequence ATGATTACCGTGTATACATCGTCAAGTTGTTTGTCATGCCGGAAAACAAAGGAATGGTTACGAGAACATCGGCTTCCCTTTCGTGAAATAGATATCACGAAAACGAAACTGACCATCGATGAGGTCAAACACATTTTTTCATTGACGGAGAATGGCATCGATGATGTGATTTCGAGACAATCGAAAGCTTTTGCCAGATTGGCGATCGATATGGAAGATTTATCTTTGCATACGCTCTTCCACATCATTTGTAAACATCCAACGCTTTTAAAACGACCGATTATTATGGATGATAAGCAGTTGCTCGCCGGCTATCATGATGAGGAGATTCGTCGCTTTCTCCCACGATCTGTTCGGAACCAATTAAAGGAGGGGATATATGTGTAG
- the copZ gene encoding copper chaperone CopZ: MKEMTLNVQGMSCGHCVNSIEGNVGSLNGVDNVQVHLSEGKVDVTFDPNKVDLEKITEEIEDQGYDVA, from the coding sequence ATGAAGGAAATGACATTAAACGTACAAGGGATGTCTTGTGGCCATTGTGTAAACTCCATTGAAGGTAATGTCGGCAGCCTAAATGGCGTAGATAATGTGCAGGTTCATTTGAGTGAAGGAAAAGTAGATGTCACCTTTGATCCGAACAAAGTAGATCTGGAAAAAATTACAGAAGAGATTGAAGATCAGGGATATGATGTAGCCTAA
- a CDS encoding metal-sensitive transcriptional regulator — translation MTAQEKRTVQPNKQELLNRLKRIEGQVRGVQKMIDEDKYCVDILHQISAIQSAMKKVSIALMEDHTNHCVANAIQEGNKEEMIDELMDVMKRLM, via the coding sequence ATGACAGCGCAAGAAAAAAGAACGGTCCAGCCAAACAAACAAGAATTACTCAATCGTTTGAAACGCATTGAAGGTCAAGTGCGTGGGGTGCAAAAGATGATTGATGAGGATAAGTATTGCGTGGATATTCTCCATCAAATCTCGGCGATTCAATCAGCCATGAAAAAGGTGAGTATTGCTTTGATGGAAGATCATACAAACCACTGTGTCGCCAATGCCATCCAAGAAGGTAACAAGGAAGAAATGATCGATGAATTGATGGATGTCATGAAGCGATTAATGTGA
- a CDS encoding site-specific integrase, whose translation MRGSVYKTANGYGFRIDYGRDKRGKRKQKRYSGYKTKKLAEKAMSNILNDVNEGTYVPPQNITFVEFLQNWVNGRKNSLSKGTAKTYQYLVDMHVSEFFHNIKLTDLEVEDFDDFYNHLLNEKELSPATIRKIHHSICKAGLNEAIRKKHLKDNPSTLADLPSFEKTRIEIWDEQETQEFLKKAKKHYSYIAFHLALSTGMRQGEILALQWNQIDMERKTISVDKSLRRNMEISTTKTDAGARLVSIPDQTVDELQRHWKWQKEQQLKLGKAYENKNLVVSTKWGTLISHRNLLRAYYQIRKSLNVKPITFHELRHTHATHLLKLGFHPKIVQERLGHNSIQVTIDTYSHLMPGLQETAAQKLGNMIFDPPDISNHANYENSRR comes from the coding sequence ATGAGAGGTTCAGTATACAAAACTGCTAACGGATATGGCTTTAGGATTGATTACGGTAGAGATAAGCGTGGAAAAAGGAAACAGAAACGTTATTCTGGGTATAAAACAAAAAAGTTAGCTGAAAAAGCCATGTCCAATATCCTTAATGATGTGAATGAAGGTACCTATGTTCCACCACAAAACATTACATTTGTTGAGTTTCTTCAAAACTGGGTGAACGGACGCAAAAACTCTCTATCAAAAGGAACAGCTAAAACTTATCAGTATCTTGTCGATATGCACGTTTCAGAGTTTTTTCATAACATTAAGCTGACAGATCTAGAGGTTGAGGACTTCGACGATTTTTATAATCATTTGCTAAATGAAAAAGAGTTATCGCCCGCAACAATTCGAAAAATCCATCATTCCATCTGTAAGGCTGGATTGAACGAGGCTATAAGGAAAAAGCACCTCAAAGACAATCCATCAACTTTGGCAGATCTCCCTTCATTTGAGAAAACAAGGATTGAGATATGGGATGAGCAAGAAACACAAGAATTCTTAAAAAAAGCAAAAAAACATTATTCATATATAGCCTTCCACCTCGCTTTATCTACAGGCATGAGGCAGGGTGAAATATTGGCACTACAATGGAATCAGATTGATATGGAACGGAAAACGATATCTGTAGATAAGTCGTTACGCCGAAATATGGAAATCAGCACAACTAAAACAGATGCTGGTGCCCGTCTTGTTTCTATTCCAGATCAAACCGTAGACGAGTTACAAAGACATTGGAAATGGCAAAAAGAACAGCAATTAAAATTAGGAAAAGCTTATGAAAATAAGAATTTAGTTGTTTCCACAAAGTGGGGAACCCTCATTTCTCATCGAAATTTACTTAGAGCATATTATCAAATTAGAAAATCTTTAAACGTCAAACCCATTACATTCCATGAATTAAGGCACACACATGCAACACATTTACTAAAGTTAGGATTCCATCCCAAAATTGTTCAAGAAAGATTAGGTCACAACTCCATCCAAGTTACAATTGACACCTACTCGCACTTAATGCCAGGATTACAAGAAACAGCTGCACAAAAACTCGGAAACATGATATTTGATCCTCCCGATATTTCAAACCATGCAAACTATGAAAACTCTCGTAGATAG
- a CDS encoding ImmA/IrrE family metallo-endopeptidase, producing the protein MIDLDYSYSQTSSLQVGHYKLISLDKRIPSHYQRWDFFHELGHILLHNIDQKKALKGVSFFMELQAYRFALHASMPYFLIKKICEITPYTLSYVFNIPIFFAERRMDQIKAHITIKGGKII; encoded by the coding sequence ATGATTGATCTCGATTATTCTTATTCACAAACGTCATCCCTACAAGTTGGCCATTACAAACTAATATCCCTGGACAAGCGTATACCTTCTCATTATCAACGTTGGGATTTCTTCCATGAACTTGGTCATATTCTCCTTCATAATATTGACCAGAAAAAAGCGTTAAAGGGTGTATCATTTTTTATGGAATTGCAAGCATATAGATTTGCTTTACACGCTTCCATGCCCTACTTTCTGATCAAAAAAATTTGTGAAATAACACCGTACACATTATCCTATGTATTTAATATTCCCATCTTTTTTGCTGAAAGACGCATGGATCAGATTAAAGCACACATCACCATAAAAGGGGGGAAGATTATATGA
- a CDS encoding helix-turn-helix domain-containing protein: MLKDRLTQLRKANKKTQQDMAPILGITRPAYTAYERGTRNPDYDTLRKIAEYFDVTTDYLLGLTDDPNTQSLPAADNEEEKIFFSGGYESLTAEEKEHLEEELQRFRKMKKRWEELYRKGDKEE, translated from the coding sequence GTGTTAAAAGATAGATTAACGCAATTAAGAAAAGCAAATAAAAAAACCCAACAAGATATGGCCCCTATATTAGGGATCACTAGACCAGCATATACAGCATACGAACGAGGGACACGAAACCCTGATTATGATACGTTACGAAAAATTGCTGAATACTTCGATGTAACCACCGACTACCTACTCGGTCTCACCGACGACCCCAATACTCAATCGCTTCCTGCAGCTGATAACGAGGAAGAGAAAATTTTCTTTTCCGGGGGATACGAAAGTCTAACAGCAGAAGAAAAAGAGCATCTGGAAGAAGAATTACAGCGATTTCGGAAAATGAAAAAGCGGTGGGAGGAACTGTACAGAAAGGGAGATAAAGAAGAGTGA
- a CDS encoding helix-turn-helix transcriptional regulator translates to MRKWLKDIRDQKGYTQEKVAELANIHRAYYTMIESGTRNPSVTASKAIGEALDFQWTIFFDDGCNDTKQIIASL, encoded by the coding sequence ATGAGAAAATGGCTTAAAGATATTAGGGATCAAAAAGGTTACACTCAGGAAAAAGTTGCGGAATTAGCAAATATCCACAGAGCATATTATACAATGATTGAATCTGGGACAAGAAATCCAAGTGTTACAGCTTCCAAAGCAATAGGAGAAGCACTTGATTTTCAGTGGACTATTTTTTTTGATGATGGATGTAACGATACGAAACAAATAATCGCGTCATTATAA
- a CDS encoding DUF7667 family protein produces the protein MNPVAERLIVLVLESDKRTLTQAELVELNESKQYFNNFFWEYEKLNVMSYVASETDDYKWQHDILERVEQLKGGRA, from the coding sequence ATGAACCCGGTCGCCGAACGGTTAATTGTTCTTGTCCTGGAATCTGATAAAAGAACCCTCACTCAAGCAGAGTTGGTAGAACTTAACGAGAGCAAACAGTATTTCAATAATTTCTTCTGGGAATACGAGAAATTAAATGTCATGTCTTATGTCGCATCAGAGACCGACGATTACAAGTGGCAACATGACATTCTTGAACGTGTTGAACAACTGAAAGGAGGGCGAGCATGA
- a CDS encoding helix-turn-helix domain-containing protein: MSIEETIQKAVQEAIQPLEEKLDKLTVHDDPYPRRLTVKEAAEILRVSENRVRELANYVEGFPSTRAEGEKSRIYIPRDRLYQWIENNYELIP, encoded by the coding sequence ATGAGTATTGAAGAAACCATCCAGAAAGCTGTTCAGGAAGCCATTCAACCATTAGAAGAAAAGCTGGACAAACTGACTGTTCATGATGATCCATATCCTCGCAGGCTCACGGTTAAAGAAGCCGCAGAGATTCTCAGAGTTTCTGAAAACCGAGTAAGAGAACTCGCTAACTATGTCGAAGGTTTTCCGTCCACACGTGCTGAGGGTGAAAAGAGTCGAATTTATATCCCACGCGACCGCCTATATCAATGGATCGAGAATAACTATGAGCTCATCCCATAA
- a CDS encoding helix-turn-helix domain-containing protein, translating to MNTYYRKSNLGEWLRYFRINSRDSSIESQSSLGKELHLDQKQISKIERGEVEPRIETAFKWCEITGWEEGQDIIAHMYQLHLFAVPPVHPELSARLSDSIGNMRQQMLTAIESLDHIERVNNKRRPGRDLEIDDVLKKRISDLFDLMPAVKSMMYAAKRDIGLDIKEINQMWTRRCVADQVVMPTMSQMEQEKVMV from the coding sequence GTGAATACGTACTATCGTAAATCAAATCTCGGGGAGTGGTTGCGATACTTTAGAATAAATAGCCGAGACTCTAGCATTGAATCGCAAAGTTCATTAGGAAAAGAGTTACATTTGGATCAAAAGCAAATCTCAAAAATCGAACGCGGGGAAGTAGAGCCACGAATCGAGACTGCTTTTAAATGGTGTGAGATTACTGGATGGGAAGAAGGTCAAGACATCATCGCTCATATGTATCAACTCCATCTTTTTGCAGTTCCGCCCGTACATCCTGAATTGAGCGCGCGTCTATCAGATTCAATTGGTAACATGCGTCAGCAAATGCTGACAGCCATTGAATCACTCGATCACATTGAAAGGGTCAACAATAAACGTAGGCCTGGCAGAGATTTAGAAATCGATGATGTATTAAAGAAGAGGATCAGCGATTTGTTCGACCTTATGCCAGCTGTAAAAAGCATGATGTACGCCGCAAAACGTGACATCGGTCTGGATATTAAAGAAATCAATCAAATGTGGACCCGTAGGTGCGTCGCAGATCAGGTGGTTATGCCGACAATGAGCCAAATGGAGCAGGAGAAGGTGATGGTGTGA
- a CDS encoding DnaD domain-containing protein, translating to MNYMKELNAFRDWLLMNDLPTSAIALWHTLMSINNMTGWKERFNAPNSTVERLTGLSKQGLVDARKVLINNNLIEYQKGKRNQAPVYKMISLVNSDDLSSYHILDSNPDQTLDLTSDQNLTIPKQKRNGHEGEEDEEETRTEDPYVVYQENFGVMRPMITESISDWCTFFSSEVVVAAMKRSIKQNARSFAYIESILRNWAQQGIKTIDDIKAYERQPSQTSKTIPFPKHKDQRLEALQRMREKRE from the coding sequence ATGAACTATATGAAGGAGCTTAACGCCTTTAGGGATTGGCTGCTTATGAACGATCTACCCACCAGTGCAATTGCTTTATGGCACACACTGATGTCCATAAACAATATGACCGGCTGGAAAGAACGATTCAATGCGCCAAATTCCACAGTAGAACGATTGACCGGACTTTCAAAGCAAGGGCTGGTTGATGCTCGAAAGGTACTGATCAATAATAACTTGATCGAGTATCAAAAAGGTAAAAGAAATCAAGCTCCTGTTTATAAAATGATTTCATTAGTCAACTCAGATGACTTAAGTTCTTACCATATACTTGACTCAAATCCCGACCAAACGCTTGACTTAACATCTGATCAGAACTTGACCATACCTAAACAGAAACGAAATGGTCATGAAGGAGAGGAAGATGAAGAGGAGACGCGCACAGAAGATCCATATGTTGTCTATCAAGAAAACTTTGGAGTGATGCGGCCGATGATCACCGAATCCATCAGCGATTGGTGTACTTTTTTCTCCTCAGAAGTTGTCGTTGCTGCAATGAAAAGAAGTATAAAGCAAAATGCTCGATCCTTTGCTTACATCGAAAGCATTCTCAGGAATTGGGCCCAACAAGGCATAAAAACGATCGATGATATCAAGGCATACGAACGACAGCCAAGCCAAACATCAAAGACCATTCCTTTTCCAAAGCATAAAGATCAGCGATTAGAAGCACTTCAACGAATGCGAGAAAAGAGGGAGTAA
- a CDS encoding IS110 family RNA-guided transposase produces MNYTQNEKLAQITPETLIIGIDIAKNKHVARAIDDRGFEFGKRIMFTNDLEGFEKLLRWAEDHQANHQKTHMVVGMEPTGHYWFSLADHLDSCGHQLVLVNPSHVKRLKEIDDHSPSKNDTKDAMVIAKQVKDGRYSVPNLLEGIYAELREGIKLRDQLVQLQNQTEGRVQNWLNRYFPEFEQVFKAWDGVSALATLRTFPLPQAIVETTPEAIVDTWKAYAKRHAGFARAQKLHEAAEKSVGITEGLHFARQELEALLDQYDLYTRQLETLEAQLTEQLEHLPGAEQMRDIKGLGDMTIAAFFAEVGDIHQYRHPKQLISLAGLDLKENSSGLYKGQTTISKRGRRRLRRILFLAIRPLVNHNDTFRALHHELTQRSDRPLTKMQSLIALCGKLLKVLFVIGQRECPFDGAKLLQDRKCSQTQAA; encoded by the coding sequence ATGAATTATACACAAAATGAAAAGCTCGCTCAAATAACCCCGGAAACGCTCATCATTGGCATTGACATCGCTAAGAACAAACATGTTGCTCGAGCCATTGATGATCGCGGCTTCGAGTTTGGGAAACGCATCATGTTCACCAACGATCTTGAAGGCTTTGAAAAGCTTCTACGCTGGGCTGAAGATCATCAAGCGAATCATCAAAAAACGCACATGGTGGTAGGCATGGAGCCCACTGGCCACTACTGGTTTAGCTTGGCGGATCATCTTGACTCGTGCGGCCATCAGCTCGTGTTGGTCAATCCCTCGCACGTCAAACGTCTTAAAGAAATCGATGATCACTCGCCAAGTAAAAACGACACTAAAGATGCGATGGTCATCGCTAAACAGGTGAAGGACGGGCGATACTCTGTCCCCAACCTTCTCGAAGGCATCTACGCTGAATTGCGAGAAGGCATTAAATTAAGAGATCAGCTCGTGCAATTACAAAACCAGACCGAAGGCCGGGTTCAAAATTGGCTGAACCGTTACTTCCCGGAGTTTGAGCAGGTGTTTAAAGCCTGGGATGGCGTCAGTGCTTTGGCCACTTTGCGAACGTTTCCTCTTCCCCAAGCGATTGTGGAGACGACGCCGGAAGCCATCGTGGACACATGGAAAGCCTATGCCAAGAGACACGCCGGGTTCGCTCGAGCCCAAAAGCTTCATGAAGCCGCTGAAAAAAGTGTCGGCATCACCGAAGGGCTTCACTTTGCCCGCCAAGAGTTGGAGGCGTTACTGGACCAATATGACCTTTACACTCGGCAACTCGAAACATTGGAAGCGCAATTAACAGAGCAGCTTGAGCATCTCCCTGGCGCCGAACAAATGAGGGATATCAAAGGCTTAGGCGACATGACCATTGCCGCTTTCTTTGCCGAAGTTGGGGATATTCACCAATACCGTCATCCCAAACAGCTGATCAGCCTGGCCGGTCTTGATTTAAAAGAGAACAGTTCAGGGCTTTACAAGGGCCAAACCACCATTAGTAAACGAGGACGCCGACGATTACGCCGCATTCTGTTTTTAGCGATTCGTCCGCTCGTCAATCATAATGACACGTTTCGCGCCCTTCATCATGAGCTCACGCAGCGTTCAGACCGACCTCTGACAAAGATGCAGTCGTTGATCGCCCTGTGCGGTAAACTTCTGAAAGTCTTGTTTGTCATCGGGCAACGCGAATGTCCCTTTGATGGAGCGAAGCTCCTTCAAGATCGGAAGTGTTCCCAGACACAAGCCGCGTAA
- a CDS encoding DnaB helicase C-terminal domain-containing protein, with product MENPKDSAFQRLFQELTDLQRLGEINQEKTLKEWLYEISDDISGTQKENQNSYKTEYESFDQMTGGLQRKELIVVAARPSMGKTAFALNIGSSHCKNEGRCLLFSLEMGSKQLLHRMISADAQIDGQKWKFPSRFFSEEDYDRATTSIATLLDWKLDMYENTSLINDICSISRQTARENPDDDLLIVIDYLQMIQGSGRYERKDLEVGAITRELKRLATDLNIPIVVLSQLSRNVENRHNKRPVMADLRDSGNIEQDADIIAFLYREEYYDQESKHPNQVEVDVSKQRNGPTGTIHLGFMKECGRFIDIDGKHERNVV from the coding sequence GTGGAAAATCCGAAAGATTCAGCTTTTCAGCGATTATTTCAGGAATTAACGGATCTTCAACGTTTGGGAGAGATCAACCAAGAGAAAACGTTAAAGGAATGGTTGTATGAGATCTCTGATGATATTAGTGGTACACAGAAAGAAAATCAGAACAGTTACAAGACAGAATATGAATCTTTTGATCAAATGACCGGCGGGTTACAACGGAAAGAATTGATTGTTGTCGCTGCTCGTCCCTCCATGGGGAAAACCGCCTTTGCATTAAACATTGGATCTAGCCATTGTAAAAACGAAGGCAGATGTCTTTTATTTAGCCTGGAGATGGGGTCCAAGCAGCTATTACACCGGATGATTTCGGCGGATGCCCAAATCGATGGTCAAAAATGGAAATTTCCCTCTCGATTTTTTAGTGAAGAAGACTATGATCGGGCAACGACTTCAATCGCCACGTTACTAGATTGGAAGTTAGATATGTACGAGAATACATCGTTGATCAATGATATTTGTTCCATTTCCCGCCAGACGGCAAGAGAAAACCCAGATGATGACTTACTCATCGTGATCGATTATTTACAGATGATCCAAGGTTCCGGACGTTATGAGCGTAAAGATTTGGAAGTAGGCGCCATTACTCGTGAACTTAAGCGACTGGCTACGGATCTCAATATTCCTATTGTTGTTTTATCTCAACTATCAAGAAATGTTGAAAACCGTCATAATAAACGCCCCGTGATGGCTGACCTTAGAGACTCTGGAAATATCGAGCAAGATGCGGATATAATTGCCTTTTTATATCGCGAGGAATACTATGACCAAGAATCCAAGCATCCAAACCAAGTAGAAGTGGATGTTTCGAAACAAAGAAATGGACCAACAGGAACGATTCATCTGGGCTTTATGAAAGAATGTGGGCGTTTCATTGATATCGACGGTAAGCATGAAAGGAATGTCGTATGA